In Oreochromis niloticus isolate F11D_XX linkage group LG12, O_niloticus_UMD_NMBU, whole genome shotgun sequence, the DNA window CATGCATTTATGTCATATTTATTGTCTTGGTTCACAGTATTATTGTTGAAAATCCCTTGAGTCAGTTTCTGGGTCTGAAATAAGAATCAAATTGCAAGTCATGGCAGACTTTGCAGCTCTATTTATAGCTTATTCTTTTTGTACAGACAATGaaaacaccaccaccactgGCTTATACGGCTGAGACTGCACGTGAGCTTTACAAGCTGTTGACTTAAAATGATTTTTCAGTTGTGGCTTTATATTTGTCTTCTCATTCTAATAAGGGGAGAACTAGTTTTCCATGTGTGCAAATGGTGAGAAAGACGCATGAGCAGACAGTGAGACTGAGACAGTACAGGGGAGGCACAATCTGTCCAGGAACACCAGATGAAAACTTATTATATTCATTGTTAAAAATCATATAATTCCAAGATATAATATAAGGCCAAGAAGATATGTAGCTAAAGAAGATCTCAATGAGTGATTATTCTGTAGTAAGTAAATGAAATTTAACAGTATTTCTCCCCCACAGGTGCAGACAGCCATTATGTAAAAACACTGTTAATGTCTCCTTATGTTTGCAAGTGACACAAAATCCTTGTTCTTTGAATATATGAGGATTTACCTACATGCTCTGGTTAAATCATCACTGCAGCTTAGCTTGGATAATTtgaattttcttcctttttaaatgtacaaaCAAAAATTTATCACATTGTGGAAATTTCTAATGTGATTACCTTGAGAAAAACTTTACCCcaatactgcaggaaaaaatcATGACATtgaataaacagatttttacagataaattttaaagataaatataacTTAACAAGTGAGTAAGATGGCACTGTGAACGATTGGGAGTCGTGACCGGGCACTGGTGTCTAAATTAATGCAGAGAAACCTAAGACTTTCATTTCAGTAATGACCAATATCTTTATCTTTAGAATCACCAGCTAaattctgattttaaaaaacccTTTTTAATACGACTTTAAAAACGTTTTCAAGTTCAGACACTTATCTGGCATCTTTCATCATCTTTCACTATTCAGTACACAATGCCAACATAATCATTTGTCTTCCACGGCTCATCCCACAGAAGACAAATGAAGTGCTAATTCATATATAGCCAAGAAAACTGATAACAATCTTAGTATGATAGCTCTAGGCTGGGATCATAGTGAGTAAATATATCTGCTGGTGAAAACTGCTTAGTGCAACACCATGATTGGCTCTTTGGGGACAGAGCTGCCATTCTTTCTGTCATGAAACTCTCCCACAGATATCTCTCATTATAAAGTCTCAGGTGTCAGCTCCTGTCAGACGACAGCGTGACAAAGCACAGCAGGTATCGGTCTGTCACTACTGCAGAAAATTAGCGTTGATACCTTCTTAAATAGTCAGAGTTTAAGTATTAAAGGTATTAAcatattgatgtttttattaatgtCATTGTTACAGCCAGTGCCCTGCAGCATTCTGATGTTTTGATGGCAGTCTgtgccttttttaaattaatttctgtTGGATATTTTCCTTTCACATGGGTTTCGCTTTACTGATGTTACATTTCTTCAGGTTTTTCACAGAAGATATTACCAGTCTCAGTGTTTGTTCAAGAGGATCTAATACCTCGTGGTGAATGTTGAGTGTGAGGTGAAGTGTGTGTTGTGAAAACTAATGTGCAcactctgtttttctgtcatttagaTCTGCCCCATATGTGCAGCGCTTCCTGGTGGTGACCCAAATCATGTGACAGATGACTTTGCTGCTCATCTAACACTTGAACACAGAGCACCCAGAGACTTGATATCCTTTTCAAGTACTTTAAGTACCATCCCCGCAGATATGAAGTGACAGTATCTGTATTTTAATGTACAGTTTAATGCTTTGTGAAAGAAATGCTGCGTTTCATGTCATTGAAGTAGCCTTGTCTATTTAAAGATCATTGCACTAAGGAGGCATCTGTTCACTGGAACTGACATTTGTTGATAATTTGCTTACAATATTAAAGCCTACTGTGCATGAcaagccattttaacattaacattttatttatgttaataaataaaatgctgaGCAGTTTGCCAGTGATCTGGTACATAGACGATACAAGACAGTGAAGGAGCATGGATTCATTTTCATGCCTCAAAAATAAACAGATGGACACATGATTAAGTGGTAAATTAATAGCACCAGGAAATGTGGCTAAAACAGATCAGTGGCACTTGTGTTcagcttttgttttcctttgttttttgttatttgggTGTTTCAGGTTCTCATTGGTTTTCCAGTGATTTTGATGCCTGGTGGCATTGTCATTAATTCTCGGATGTATCAATGCAATCTGGATCATTATTGATACAAGCCTGATTAAATGATTAAATTCTTGGCTGTCATGTGACCAGACTTTACACGTTCTCTTTGTAGTTACTGGACTATACTGTTTTCCTCAATTGGTTACTTTTATTAGGTCTCATTATAAATTAATCCATGGAGCCAAaagctgcaggttttttttttttttttttttcctactcttgGCTCTGTAAGATGCCAGAAAAGAGATGAAGAAAAGCAAAGTGCTGATGGACAGAAACATTACAGTAGAATTGTTTTAtgagagaggaaaaaatatGCAATGGAAACACTGATTTGCATCGTTTTATCTCctgatttaaattaatttttgttGATGATATAACTGCAGAAGGCAGTAACATGTTAGTGGTTCAGAAATCAGGGCAGGAAATAAGACCTGAGTATTGCATTCACTTAAGCTTTATCTGGGAAATTTCTCTACTCAAAAAAAGGAAGTAGTCTTAGGAGTGCTCTTATCTAATCTGTTACTTGATTGCTATTAAACTTCGCATAAACCCAAGGCTCTGTCAAGGCATTTTAGTTAATTAGATTCCAGAAATGCATGCTTATCTCCTTCATTCCTTTGAGGATGAAAATGCAGACACATTGTAACTTAAATGAGTAAATGACCACTTGTGCAAAGGTTAAAGAAGCTCTCACCTCCTCCCAAAAAAAGGGACATTCATTAAATTAAGCTAATTATTTGTCGAAATGGCTAAAATGTCATTGTCTGCTTAGCCTGTTAGAAATAATCTGATGAACAGCACACTCATGAATAGACTCGGACTGACAACAGCAGTCTGGCTGCCTATTTATAGCGTAGTTTGAATGGGTGCAGTGAAGAAAAccacaaatgcaaaaatatagtTAAATGAAACGTAGCTCGAACAAGTCCTTTGACAGGTTCACAGACAGAGCCATAGCTTTCGATTGCGGGTCTGCAAAGTTCAATGTCTTCTGTGTTCATGTTGACATGAGAGCTTTTATGCAGGTATTGATTGCAGATGGCTAGTTAATAAGTCCTGGGAAGCATTTAGAGGCGTGGCATCGATAGTTTTGAGCTACATCTCACTCATTAACTGTTAATTTTTTGAAAGTAATTTTACAAGTttgcactgttgccgcacagcaagaaggtcctgagttcaattccaccatcaggccggggtctttctgtgtggagtttgcatgttctccccgtgtttgcgtgggttccctccgggtactctggcttcctcccaccgtccaaagacatgcagcttgtggggataggttaattggataatccaaattgccactaggtgtaaatgtacgagtgaatgtgagtgcgaatggttgtctgtcactgtgtgttagccctgcgacagactggctacctgtccagggcgtaccctgcctctcgccctatgacagctgggataggctccagcgccccccgcgaccctgaaaaggatgagcggaagcgaatggatggaatTTTACAAGCAAGAAATCTGTTATTTACAATCAGGCATGTTTTGAAGtttatgaatttttaaaaaatttgcactttaatttttaatttatacattttttatttttagttgtaGCAATATTATGATCTTGTTTTGTTCCTTGACGGCAAACATCACGATGAGTCCAGTGGCGTGCGGCATGTGAGGAGGATGTTTCACCCCGGGCGCGGGTTAGGGGGCCCGCGAGCCCGCAGGTCTAACATGCATTTCACCAGCAGCACCACAGGGGGGCTTTCCACCAGTCAGAGTTCCTCACAGAGCTCCAACTACAGCAGAGAGGCCATGGACCCCATAGCAGGTTAGTCACACATACACTCATTGAAGAAATCATCAGGCACTTCCTGAATCCAGGAactttttttctattgttgtaAGAACTGTTCAACAAAGTACCCAAGCCATTTCAGGGTAATTTTTAGTTCCTCTTCCATGATTGGTAATCTCCCAGCATGACAGTAAACAGTGAGTGACGTATGTTGCACTGACTTGAAATGTAAATGCCGCTCCAGAaagtgttattttaaaaaaaaaagtaaaacggGGAAAATATCCTGGTAGCTCTGTGAACGATGggttttaactttaaaaaagcCTTGAAAATCCAGGCTTTATTGAGCTTAAGTGGAGTACATTTGATGCAGTTTTAAATAGTCTGAACCCACCAACCAGGTGTAATGTCACCTCACCAAGGTTCAAATGCTGCTCCCCGGTGTGTAGTTTCCCCTTAGTCCCCAATCCCAAAGCACCTGTTATTACAGGCTTCCTGTGCGGGCCCATAATTGTAGAGCAAGAAGCTGCAGAGCCAGGTGCAAGTCAGACAACAAATTATTACAGTAAGACACTAAAGGAATAATTTATCTTTATTGCTATGTGCATTATCGTAAAGGTTTGACAGGGAAAGAAAAGGTGTGCTCAATACTAAATCAGGTGTGGTAAGTTTAGTAGGTTGTCTTTAGTATACTTTCCTCCTCACAAACAAGGGTAAACTAACTGCTGTAGCTTGGGTATTATAATCCATTGCTACTTGTGTCTGCATGTACTTAAATATTGTGTAGATGGTAAAGAAATGTGTGGGCAGAGTTGTTGCTGTAGCAATTCCTTGTTTATCCTGTTCCCAATTTGAATCTGGTTCAGTGCTTGGCATTCGCCATGTCAGCTCCAGCTGTGCCATAATGAGGGACCCTGTTCAGTCTGCCTCACACACAGGGCACCAGCCGCCTCTCTAATGACCCACTATACCTGCTGAGCCCTTGATCCAGCTCGTTGAGTTTTAGCCCTGAAAATCACATTTGTCTTTTGATTTGGTGCGCTGGTGACAGTATAACTAATCAGTGCatattttgagggataaaacgCTTGACCGACTTgatatattattttaaaaataataataataaatttctTTAAAAGATGGTAATATTTTGAGCTATCATTTGTAGTTAGTATGATCAGCTTTAATGCTTTACACTGACCACTGTTGCTTTCTGTTCCTCCAGAGCTTCTGTCTCAGTTGTCGGGGGTGCGGCGGTCTGCAGGAGGTCAGCTCAGCTCGGGCCCGTCTGCCTCCCAGCTCCAGCAGCTTCAGATGCAACTCCAGCTGGAACGCCAGCAGGCCCAGGCGGCACGTCAACAGCTGGAGACTGCCCGAAATGCCACCAGAGGTGGCGGCCGAGCCAATGCAATTCTAAATACCAATTCAGCCGCTGCAAACCCCAACCCAAGCGCCAACCATAATACCAACCCAAGCCCTAACCCGGGCCCACCCGAGCCCAACACACAGCATACTGCACATAGCTCCCAGTTTCTACTCAGCAGGTGTGccagttttaaatgtttttattttcaagtctctctggtttttgttttttaaatgtgttttacttATTATCTGTGTTTGGAAATTGGGTGGAAAAATTAGCAACAACCACGTGCATGCTCGtctgagtgtgtatgtgtgatccACTCTTAAAAACATTGCTTCACAGCTTAACATGTGATCAGAAACTCCTTTTAAACCTTAGTTTAAGGCATTTATCTGCAAGCATTATGTTTGGCCCCATTGTGgaaatttaaaaacttaaatcttGTGTCCAGTAGTAGACGTTTTAATAAAGGTCTTGGATTTTTCAGTGAGGAATAACTAGTAGCAGGATTTTCATGTTACAAATAAATTTCTTATTCTCATCActccttctctgtctctctctgtgcaggcTGAGCGAACCACGGCTGTCTGAGGCAGAGCGGCAGGCGTGCGAGGCCCAGTGGGCCGACAGGAGCCTGTTCGTGACGGAGCTGCTGCTGTCCACACTGTTACCAGACGAGGACGCCTCAGCCTCCTCCTCCGAGGACGAGGATGACTGTCACGGTTCGTTGCGGAATTTCGCTGACTTCGAGGCCATGGGTTGTGTTGAGGTCATGACCTTAGACGTGGCACTGGAGAACCTCAACCTGAAGGAGACGACCCCAGCTACCAAGACGACGAAGACGACAACTAAAACGGCACCAACGAAGAAAGAACCTCCTCCGCCGCCTCTTTGATGACATGGCCCTTCCCTCCCCTCAAAACCACCATTTTAACTGGCTGACTGCGGCGTCAGTCCAACTGCCAATGGATGACAAAAAGACTGCAGTTCttcttggctttttttttttttttttctctcagtgaTCATCTGTCAGTGATCATGTGTCATTTCAGCTCTGTTGCTCCCCACTCCACCCCATGTTTTATGTTGTGTCCATTGAATAAAAGTAGTGAGACGAGAGAATGTGAAAGCAAGAGTGGTGGCTGCGTGAGAGAAAGGAAAATtaactatataaatatattatagaAAAATCTATATGAAAGTTGATAATCAAATCCACATAACCCGTGTTTCCTTTAGCAGATGAGCAAAGCGTAGTTAGCCGTTTTAAGAGACAAACTTGTCACACACTCCACTCACCAAGGGAGAGGAGCAGACAGAAGCCTCTCTGGTAAAAACGctgctgtgtatttatagttATAAATTAAAGAAGTGCTTGGATGGTTTACCACAACTTAAGCATGAGCTTAAATCACCATGTGCCCATTTTTAACTGCACAGTCACTAGACGGggaggtctttctctttttgttcgTACACCTGAGTAACTGTACATTAATGGTGCTGAGTGCCGCATCGCCGGCACTTCaccgcacacacagacacacacacacgaacacacagaCTGATGACGGCGTTTGGTTACCTTCAAGTCCAGCCTCaccctcctccctcccttttGTGTGACATCACCTGTTTTGGGTCATGTGACCTTGCTTTTCTATCAACTGTGGGCACTTTGGTTTTGAATTGCATATCCAGTGTCCATTTGTGTACACTACAGATGCTCTACATAAAAGCGATACACAACTTGGAGGCAACCAGAGATGAAACAATCTCAGCAGTGTGACCGTTTTCAGGCCTTTTCTAACATGGAAGAAACGCAACCATGGTCTTcatgtggttgttttttttgtttgtttgtttgttttcatcttcTCCCTCCTTTCTCTCTTAATGAAGATCAGATGCTACTTTCTCAAGCTTCCAGTGATCTGAAATTAATCTTCTCTCCATTACTCATGAATGCAAAGATTACTCATCATGTGACTTGAAAAAGAGAATCCTGTATTGCTCTTTCCATTAATTTCTCTCAGTCAAAACGATCTTTGTATGCCTCCACTGCTACCTGAGGAAATGCAATGTATGTTTTTTGGCTTATCAAAGAAGCCAAATCACAGGGTAAACCTTTCAGTTTGGAggacaataaaaaatgtttttggatgGAAATGAACTAACCCAATCCTGCTCTCTGGTTTGTTTGgttatttttactttctttctttttgtcagttGCTAACTTCTTGGCGAGCATGTACAGAACATGGttacaagaaaaaagaaaagaataaacgCCTATCTTACAGGTCAAGGCATTCTCAGTCGGTCTTGTCATCTCCTGTCCTCATTCACAGCAGCAGATTGACACACTGGACTAAACTGAGTGtgggttattttttttaaacaaaggatAAAAAGATTTCAAATAGAAATGCAAGATTTCACCTTGAGTTCTGACATTGTGTAACTCACAAAGAGTGAGGCACATCTGTCAATGTGGAATGGCTTTATTACTGAGCTTCCTCTGACAGAAATGAGAACAAGGGTATGAGTCTCTTTGGTTATCCTTTAAAGTAGTGGAGCTAATGAACTTGTGAGTTTTATGCCCTGGTTTTTGACTTGCAGGCCGCCTCAGCGGTTCTtaaattttcacatttaaattaGGTTTGGGGGAAATAAACAGCATGATACTCTCAACTTTACAAAAAGGATCTTTATAAAAGTTGATTTCCTTGGGATTAAATACCCACCGGGGGGGTGCCGTGCACAGTTTGACAACCAGTGGACTAACTTGTAGTTTGGAGGAGGGTCATTAAAATGTAGCAGAAACTTAACTGGGGAAACAacagacaacacattaact includes these proteins:
- the LOC100710260 gene encoding E3 ubiquitin-protein ligase KCMF1, with the translated sequence MSRHEGVSCDACLKGNFRGRRYKCLICYDYDLCASCYESGATTTRHTTEHPMQCILTRVDFDLYYGGEAFSVEQPQAFTCPYCGRMGYTEMSLQEHVASEHTETSTEVICPICAALPGGDPNHVTDDFAAHLTLEHRAPRDLDESSGVRHVRRMFHPGRGLGGPRARRSNMHFTSSTTGGLSTSQSSSQSSNYSREAMDPIAELLSQLSGVRRSAGGQLSSGPSASQLQQLQMQLQLERQQAQAARQQLETARNATRGGGRANAILNTNSAAANPNPSANHNTNPSPNPGPPEPNTQHTAHSSQFLLSRLSEPRLSEAERQACEAQWADRSLFVTELLLSTLLPDEDASASSSEDEDDCHGSLRNFADFEAMGCVEVMTLDVALENLNLKETTPATKTTKTTTKTAPTKKEPPPPPL